Proteins from one Bacteroidota bacterium genomic window:
- a CDS encoding cyclodeaminase/cyclohydrolase family protein has translation MLTKKTVEEFLNELASNSPAPGGGSVAALAGALGSALTAMVCNLTIGKKKYADVEEEIKKVLEKIEPLLKQFTELIDKDTQAFNKVMEAYSLPKESDAQKAIRSAAIQSATKEATLVPLEVMKHCVDALALAKIVAEKGNTNSISDAGVAALMLQAATEGAALNAKINLAGINDIEFVGWKSEEVESVLKTCNKLRSEIMEIVNQ, from the coding sequence ATGTTGACAAAAAAAACTGTAGAAGAATTTCTAAATGAGCTAGCCTCAAACTCGCCTGCACCCGGAGGTGGAAGTGTTGCGGCATTAGCCGGCGCACTCGGTTCGGCACTCACTGCTATGGTCTGCAACCTAACAATTGGCAAAAAGAAATATGCCGATGTTGAGGAAGAGATAAAAAAGGTTTTAGAAAAAATAGAACCGCTCCTTAAGCAGTTTACTGAATTGATTGATAAAGATACGCAAGCTTTCAACAAAGTGATGGAAGCATACAGCTTACCGAAAGAGAGCGATGCACAAAAGGCCATTCGCAGCGCAGCAATACAATCAGCGACAAAAGAGGCAACGCTTGTACCTCTCGAAGTTATGAAGCACTGCGTCGATGCACTTGCCTTAGCTAAGATAGTTGCAGAAAAAGGTAACACAAACTCTATCAGCGATGCCGGCGTAGCTGCCTTGATGCTTCAAGCCGCAACCGAAGGTGCCGCTCTGAATGCAAAAATAAATCTTGCCGGTATTAATGATATTGAATTTGTAGGATGGAAATCGGAAGAAGTAGAATCAGTGTTGAAAACATGTAATAAGTTGAGAAGCGAAATAATGGAGATAGTGAATCAGTGA
- the hutH gene encoding histidine ammonia-lyase has translation MKKLKLDGNKLTITNVADAVNNFNNIKINFTKEAARNIKASRKMVDDWVRNGDIIYGVTTGFGEFSNVTISSEHIEQLQENLIMSHSAGVGEPLPLEVVRAMIILRLNALAKGYSGIRYETLDFIRKVFNAGITPVIPSKGSVGSSGDLVQLSHLVLTMMGKGKVLYEDVLMDSSIALKKIGLEPLRLSAKEGLALINGTQLMTGYGALIIHEAIQLCKIADIAAAMSFEALKGTDTAFDERIHNLRPHNGQIISAANLRKLIAGSEIRESHRKDDPRVQDAYSLRCIPQVHGASRDAINYAYKVIETEINSVTDNPIIFLKEKIHLEGGNFHGQPLALALDFTGIALAEFANISERRIERMLNGNLSRLPRFLTTRGGLNSGLMIAQYTAASLVSENKVLAHPASVDSIPTSASQEDHNSMGSISAAKAWQILKNVQAVLAIELMVAAQAIDFASINVTTAKAMKPGKGTGAAHKLIRKHISHLTDDRVLHDDILKSLNLITTGAVVNATEKAIGKFK, from the coding sequence ATGAAAAAACTAAAACTGGACGGAAATAAACTAACAATCACCAATGTCGCGGATGCTGTTAATAATTTTAACAATATTAAAATTAATTTTACAAAAGAAGCGGCGAGGAATATTAAGGCATCGCGTAAGATGGTTGACGATTGGGTGCGAAACGGAGATATTATTTACGGAGTTACTACAGGCTTTGGCGAATTCAGTAACGTTACAATTAGCAGCGAACACATCGAGCAGCTTCAGGAAAATTTAATTATGAGCCACTCCGCCGGTGTGGGCGAACCCCTACCGCTTGAAGTTGTACGTGCGATGATTATTTTACGACTGAATGCACTTGCAAAAGGTTACTCAGGAATTCGCTACGAAACTTTGGATTTTATTAGAAAAGTTTTTAATGCCGGCATTACTCCTGTAATTCCATCAAAGGGATCAGTCGGTTCCAGCGGCGACCTCGTTCAGCTCTCGCATTTAGTTTTGACTATGATGGGAAAAGGAAAAGTTTTGTACGAAGATGTTTTAATGGACTCGTCGATTGCATTAAAAAAGATTGGGCTTGAGCCGCTGCGTTTAAGTGCCAAGGAAGGTTTAGCCCTTATCAACGGAACGCAACTGATGACTGGATACGGAGCGTTAATAATTCACGAAGCAATTCAACTTTGTAAAATTGCAGACATCGCAGCAGCTATGAGCTTTGAAGCATTGAAAGGAACCGATACAGCATTCGACGAGCGGATACATAATTTGCGACCGCACAATGGACAAATAATATCGGCTGCAAATTTACGCAAACTTATTGCAGGTAGCGAGATTCGTGAATCGCATCGTAAGGACGATCCTCGCGTTCAAGATGCTTACTCGTTACGTTGTATCCCTCAGGTGCACGGCGCCTCCCGCGATGCAATTAATTACGCATACAAAGTAATTGAAACCGAAATAAATTCGGTTACCGACAACCCGATAATTTTTCTAAAAGAAAAAATACATTTAGAAGGGGGCAACTTCCACGGTCAACCGCTTGCTCTTGCACTCGACTTTACCGGAATTGCACTTGCCGAGTTTGCCAATATTTCGGAACGCAGAATCGAGAGAATGTTAAACGGAAATCTGAGCCGGCTTCCGCGCTTTTTAACAACACGCGGTGGATTAAACTCGGGCTTGATGATAGCTCAATATACTGCAGCATCGCTCGTCTCCGAAAACAAAGTTCTTGCTCACCCGGCTTCTGTCGATTCTATTCCTACTTCAGCAAGTCAGGAAGACCACAACAGTATGGGATCAATAAGTGCCGCTAAAGCATGGCAGATACTGAAAAATGTGCAAGCGGTTTTGGCTATCGAACTGATGGTCGCTGCACAAGCCATAGACTTTGCCTCGATAAATGTAACGACTGCGAAAGCTATGAAGCCTGGCAAAGGAACCGGCGCGGCTCACAAATTAATACGCAAACATATTTCGCATTTAACCGACGATAGAGTTTTACACGACGATATTTTGAAATCGTTGAACTTAATTACAACTGGCGCTGTTGTCAATGCAACTGAAAAAGCAATTGGAAAATTTAAATAA
- the hutI gene encoding imidazolonepropionase produces the protein MNLKLTNIKQLVTLSSNLTSPNNSRSRRGDEMRNLGILENAGLVIETGLISQFGKMEDLSQNLSNNFIEYDCSEKVVMPGFVDSHTHLVFGGSREDEFAMRSAGATYQEIAEKGGGILSSVRKTREASKKELKKKARRYLTSMLKQGTTTVEIKSGYGLDFDSEIKMLDVIRELRQEEIISIVSTFIGAHAFPPEFKNNPYGYVNLICDKMIPYIGQRKLADFCDVFCEKGYFDVETSEKILTLGKQHGLLPKIHAEELTPFGGAELAGKICAVSADHLEHITDNGINSLKQGNVVAVLLPGVSFFLDHQYAPARKLIDNGVVVAIATDFNPGSCMTYSMPLMMTIACTHMKMSPEEVITASTINAAAALNLSDEIGSIDVGKRGDVLILNIPDYKFLPYHFGENHIYRVIKNGVFLEY, from the coding sequence GTGAATCTCAAATTAACAAACATAAAACAGCTTGTTACTCTTTCGTCAAACCTGACATCTCCGAACAATAGCCGATCGCGTCGGGGTGATGAAATGCGAAATTTAGGAATCCTCGAAAACGCCGGTTTGGTAATTGAAACCGGACTTATTTCGCAATTCGGAAAGATGGAGGATTTATCTCAAAACTTATCTAACAATTTTATAGAATACGATTGTTCTGAAAAAGTTGTGATGCCCGGTTTCGTCGATTCGCATACTCATCTTGTTTTCGGCGGCAGCCGCGAGGACGAATTTGCTATGCGCTCAGCCGGTGCAACTTATCAGGAGATTGCTGAAAAAGGAGGGGGCATTTTAAGTTCCGTCAGGAAAACACGGGAAGCTTCAAAAAAAGAATTGAAGAAAAAAGCCCGCCGTTATTTAACATCGATGCTAAAACAGGGAACAACCACAGTAGAAATTAAAAGCGGGTATGGATTGGATTTCGATTCAGAAATCAAGATGTTAGATGTAATCCGCGAACTGCGGCAGGAAGAAATTATATCGATCGTATCTACATTCATTGGTGCCCACGCCTTTCCGCCCGAATTCAAAAATAATCCGTACGGCTATGTTAATTTGATATGTGATAAAATGATACCCTATATCGGGCAACGCAAACTTGCCGATTTCTGTGATGTGTTCTGCGAAAAAGGTTACTTCGATGTTGAAACATCTGAAAAAATTTTAACACTCGGAAAACAACACGGGCTGCTTCCAAAAATTCATGCCGAAGAACTAACCCCATTCGGCGGTGCAGAGTTAGCAGGAAAAATCTGCGCTGTTTCTGCCGATCACCTCGAACACATAACTGATAACGGTATCAACTCTTTAAAACAAGGAAACGTAGTTGCAGTACTTTTGCCCGGCGTATCTTTCTTTTTAGATCATCAATACGCACCCGCGCGAAAACTGATTGATAACGGTGTGGTTGTTGCAATCGCCACCGATTTCAATCCCGGTTCTTGTATGACGTACTCAATGCCCCTGATGATGACTATCGCTTGTACTCACATGAAAATGAGTCCTGAAGAAGTTATTACTGCATCCACAATAAATGCGGCAGCGGCTTTAAATCTCTCGGATGAAATCGGTAGTATAGATGTAGGCAAACGGGGAGATGTTCTTATTTTGAATATTCCAGATTATAAATTTCTTCCTTACCACTTCGGCGAAAATCATATATATCGTGTAATAAAAAATGGTGTCTTTTTAGAATATTAA
- a CDS encoding response regulator, whose product MEKESFNRILIVDDEKPFRSMLKDQLQSAGFLIDEASSGDEALNMVAIKDYTIILLDIRMEEMDGLEALKTLRRITPNTDIIMVTAFADIPSAVESIKYGACDFLEKPIQMDMLLDKIKSLTRSREEDRRLQEIQIDFPTLVMHKLRIPLAAVKSAISLLNKGLDNIVSEKQRELLNHIDHTLMKINATINDLIDLAQLESGNVQLEKLPVNLDELVPAVCSRMEADAKAKNINFELSIDKNVPTIEIDSEKIEKVLINILDNAIKYSSTGGKISISTTAIHKEQDGALRQFVEVSVSDNGVGIPGNMLLHIFDKYKPDTPNKEKTTGLGLALCKLIVEVHGGYILAESEASKGTTVRFAVPVDTDF is encoded by the coding sequence ATGGAAAAAGAGAGTTTTAATCGGATACTTATTGTTGACGACGAGAAACCTTTCCGCTCAATGTTAAAAGACCAACTACAGAGCGCAGGCTTTCTTATTGATGAAGCATCGAGCGGGGATGAGGCATTGAATATGGTTGCAATAAAAGATTACACGATAATTTTGCTTGATATAAGAATGGAGGAAATGGATGGACTCGAAGCATTAAAAACTCTGCGGCGAATAACGCCGAACACCGACATCATTATGGTTACAGCTTTTGCGGATATCCCGAGTGCCGTTGAAAGCATAAAATACGGTGCGTGCGATTTCCTCGAAAAACCGATACAGATGGATATGTTGCTCGATAAAATTAAATCATTAACACGGTCGCGCGAAGAAGACAGAAGGTTACAAGAAATTCAGATAGATTTTCCGACACTTGTCATGCACAAACTCCGCATTCCACTTGCTGCTGTAAAATCGGCTATTAGTCTTTTAAACAAAGGGCTTGATAATATTGTATCTGAAAAGCAACGCGAATTACTAAACCACATCGACCATACATTGATGAAAATAAATGCAACGATAAACGACTTGATTGATTTAGCTCAGTTAGAAAGCGGCAATGTACAACTCGAGAAGTTGCCCGTAAACCTCGACGAACTCGTGCCTGCCGTTTGCAGTCGAATGGAAGCCGACGCAAAAGCAAAAAATATTAATTTCGAACTTTCGATAGATAAAAACGTTCCGACTATTGAAATCGACTCTGAAAAAATTGAGAAAGTTCTAATTAACATTTTAGATAATGCAATTAAGTACTCGTCAACGGGTGGAAAAATTTCAATTAGTACTACGGCAATTCATAAAGAACAGGATGGGGCGCTGCGTCAGTTTGTAGAAGTTTCGGTTTCCGATAACGGTGTTGGTATTCCCGGAAATATGCTTCTACATATTTTTGATAAGTACAAACCGGATACCCCGAATAAAGAAAAAACTACCGGTTTGGGTTTGGCGCTTTGCAAATTAATCGTTGAGGTGCACGGTGGATATATTTTAGCAGAATCAGAAGCCAGCAAAGGGACAACGGTCCGGTTTGCCGTCCCTGTAGATACCGACTTTTAA
- the bfr gene encoding bacterioferritin translates to MKGNKDLLEKLNMLLADELTAINQYMVHSEMCNNWGYEKLHMLFEKQAIDEMKHAEKLIARIIFLEGTPVVNKLGQIKIGADVPKMLANDLASESDAVKMYNDVIIFAGEVKDFATREMLENILLDEDRHIDKIEELQDQISQMTVGIFLSTQVG, encoded by the coding sequence ATGAAGGGAAATAAAGATTTACTCGAAAAATTAAATATGCTTTTAGCAGATGAGCTAACGGCTATTAATCAATACATGGTTCATTCGGAGATGTGTAATAACTGGGGTTACGAGAAACTGCACATGCTTTTTGAAAAACAAGCAATCGACGAGATGAAACACGCTGAAAAATTAATCGCAAGAATAATCTTTCTTGAAGGAACTCCGGTTGTAAACAAACTCGGACAAATAAAAATCGGAGCCGATGTACCGAAAATGCTCGCAAATGACCTTGCATCAGAATCAGATGCTGTTAAAATGTACAACGATGTAATTATATTTGCCGGTGAGGTGAAAGATTTTGCAACCCGTGAAATGCTAGAGAATATTTTGTTAGACGAAGACCGCCACATCGACAAGATAGAAGAACTGCAAGATCAAATCAGCCAAATGACCGTAGGCATCTTCCTCTCGACTCAGGTTGGGTAA
- a CDS encoding adenosine deaminase produces MKLTEKIIRAMPKAVLHDHLDGGLRPQTVIDLAKDQGYTKLPTNDAGELAEWFHRGAKRGSLPLYLEGFEQTTGVMQTEEALERVAYEMMEDMKNDGVVYVETRFSPIFHTNKGLHWEEIVNAVLKGLERGKKDFDVDYGVIIAAMRNMKLSEEMAELAVDFRERGVVGFDLAGEEGGFPPKKHVEAFQYIQRENFHITIHAGEAFGKESIWQAIQWCGADRIGHATRLIEDFAIDEHDPTHVIKMGYLAQYVLDKRIPLEICLTSNVDTGAVKSLGEHPFGLYYRYKFRVTLNTDDKLMSDTTMTKEYKIANEVFGLEFDDLEKLSINAMKSAFVPYKQRIDLIYNKIKPGFTKLRSSIKKK; encoded by the coding sequence ATGAAATTAACAGAAAAAATAATCCGTGCGATGCCCAAAGCTGTTTTGCACGACCACCTCGACGGCGGCTTACGTCCGCAAACAGTTATCGACTTAGCCAAAGACCAAGGTTACACAAAGCTTCCAACGAATGATGCGGGCGAACTTGCCGAATGGTTCCATCGCGGTGCCAAACGGGGAAGTTTGCCTCTTTACCTCGAAGGCTTCGAACAGACTACAGGAGTTATGCAAACCGAAGAAGCTCTCGAACGGGTAGCTTACGAAATGATGGAAGATATGAAGAACGATGGTGTTGTGTATGTTGAAACCCGCTTCTCCCCAATCTTCCATACAAACAAAGGATTACATTGGGAAGAAATTGTAAATGCTGTTTTAAAAGGTTTAGAGAGAGGCAAAAAAGATTTCGATGTTGACTACGGTGTAATCATCGCAGCGATGCGAAATATGAAACTCTCGGAAGAGATGGCTGAGTTAGCAGTGGATTTCAGAGAACGAGGAGTTGTAGGTTTTGACCTTGCCGGCGAAGAAGGGGGTTTCCCTCCCAAAAAACATGTCGAGGCTTTCCAATATATTCAGCGTGAGAATTTTCACATCACAATTCACGCGGGCGAAGCATTCGGAAAAGAATCTATCTGGCAGGCAATCCAGTGGTGCGGTGCCGATAGAATTGGGCATGCTACACGGCTCATCGAAGATTTCGCAATTGATGAACATGACCCGACACACGTAATTAAAATGGGATATTTAGCTCAGTATGTTTTAGACAAACGGATTCCACTCGAAATTTGTTTAACCAGCAATGTCGATACGGGTGCTGTAAAAAGTTTGGGGGAGCATCCATTCGGACTTTACTACCGCTACAAATTCAGAGTTACTTTGAATACCGACGACAAACTGATGAGCGATACTACAATGACTAAGGAATATAAAATTGCAAACGAAGTATTCGGTTTAGAGTTTGATGATTTGGAAAAACTATCTATCAACGCAATGAAGAGTGCTTTCGTACCTTACAAGCAGCGGATCGATCTTATCTACAATAAGATTAAGCCGGGCTTTACGAAGCTGAGAAGCAGCATTAAGAAAAAATAA
- a CDS encoding sigma-54 dependent transcriptional regulator, producing the protein MLKQSTRILIADDEEEFRFMLKVFLENSGYEIELVSDGVQAINMLQSKGFDIALLDIKMPKVDGVDVLKFIKENLQNIDVVMLTGVGDIRIAIDCMKKGAYEFLTKPYSATELDRTIKKIIEKQKLLRENQLIKAELLRIAGSTEIIGNSPNFKRVLDIALKIAPTESTILIQGASGTGKELVASFIYKNSDRADKPFVALNCASIPDTLIESEMFGHERGAFTDARSMKQGLVELAGNGTLFLDEIGDISPLIQPKLLRFIQSGEFRRVGGNAVLKSDVRIISATNKDLVEEVRQGRFREDLLYRINVITIEIPTLKERKEDIPLLVEFFLTKKLKMKTRKQISSAAMDVLKKYDWPGNVRELENMIERAAILSRDDLIQPYDLSLPLRSSSLLQNLEQGGLLGSHVPIKDVEKTHIESVLKSLKNNKAEAARILGISLKTLYTKIQQYQIKME; encoded by the coding sequence ATGTTAAAACAGAGTACAAGAATATTGATAGCGGATGATGAAGAAGAATTCCGTTTTATGCTGAAGGTTTTTTTAGAAAATTCGGGATACGAGATCGAACTAGTATCAGATGGTGTCCAGGCAATAAACATGCTGCAATCAAAAGGATTCGACATTGCACTTTTAGATATTAAAATGCCGAAAGTCGATGGTGTCGATGTCCTCAAATTTATTAAAGAAAATTTACAGAATATCGATGTTGTTATGCTAACCGGCGTTGGCGATATAAGAATAGCTATCGATTGTATGAAGAAGGGCGCTTACGAATTTCTCACTAAACCATATTCAGCAACCGAGTTAGACCGAACAATCAAAAAGATAATTGAAAAGCAAAAACTTTTACGCGAGAACCAATTAATAAAAGCCGAATTATTGCGTATTGCCGGTTCTACAGAAATTATAGGCAACAGTCCGAATTTTAAAAGGGTTTTAGATATTGCTTTGAAAATTGCACCCACAGAATCGACCATATTAATTCAAGGCGCAAGCGGAACGGGTAAAGAGTTAGTAGCAAGTTTTATTTATAAAAACAGCGATCGTGCCGATAAGCCGTTTGTTGCCCTCAATTGTGCTTCAATTCCCGACACACTAATCGAAAGTGAAATGTTTGGTCACGAACGTGGCGCTTTCACCGATGCCCGTTCAATGAAGCAGGGTTTGGTTGAACTCGCAGGCAACGGAACTTTATTTTTAGATGAAATCGGTGATATAAGCCCGTTAATACAGCCAAAATTATTAAGGTTTATACAGAGTGGCGAGTTCCGCCGCGTTGGTGGTAATGCGGTACTGAAATCTGATGTGCGAATTATTTCTGCAACAAACAAAGATCTAGTTGAAGAAGTAAGACAAGGAAGATTCCGGGAAGATTTGCTTTATAGGATAAATGTTATCACCATCGAGATTCCTACTCTGAAAGAGAGAAAAGAGGATATACCACTTTTAGTAGAATTTTTCTTAACCAAAAAGCTGAAAATGAAGACCCGCAAACAAATAAGTTCTGCTGCGATGGATGTGCTGAAAAAATACGATTGGCCCGGAAATGTACGCGAGCTTGAAAACATGATTGAGCGGGCAGCAATTCTCTCGAGAGATGATTTGATACAGCCTTACGATTTATCGCTTCCGTTACGGTCATCCAGCCTTCTGCAAAACCTTGAGCAAGGCGGATTGCTCGGCAGCCATGTTCCAATAAAAGATGTAGAAAAAACACACATCGAAAGTGTACTGAAAAGCTTGAAAAACAATAAAGCTGAAGCCGCTAGAATACTTGGTATTAGTTTAAAAACACTCTATACGAAAATACAGCAGTACCAAATTAAGATGGAGTAA
- the ftcD gene encoding glutamate formimidoyltransferase: MKHLVECVPNFSEGQDANIIDEIASRIDSVKNVKLLSVEPDKDYNRTVVTFVGEPEAVKEAAFRATKAASELIDMRNHKGEHPRIGAVDVVPFIPLSGTTMADCVRLANEYGQRVASELGIPVFLYEEAAIKPDRKNLATIRKGEYEGLAEKLNDPHWMPDFPVAGATQYNPKSGATVTGARFFLIAYNVNLKTNDKTIAHEIALRIRESGRPMKNEKGVVVKDENGKTLNIPGSLKSVKAMGVLLERFNIAQISINLTNFNDTLPHVAFEEVKREAQSFGVEVTGSEIIGLVPKDALIAAGKFYLGEQLNNLNVSEMDLIYLASKYLGLSQFETFDPNKKIIEYMI; this comes from the coding sequence ATGAAACATTTAGTAGAGTGCGTACCAAACTTCAGCGAGGGACAGGATGCGAACATCATAGATGAAATTGCATCGCGAATCGATTCTGTAAAAAATGTAAAGCTTTTAAGCGTTGAACCGGACAAAGATTATAACCGAACTGTGGTTACATTCGTTGGCGAACCTGAAGCTGTTAAAGAAGCAGCTTTCCGTGCGACGAAAGCAGCATCCGAATTAATTGATATGAGAAATCACAAAGGCGAGCATCCGCGCATCGGAGCGGTTGACGTTGTGCCTTTCATTCCTTTGAGCGGCACTACAATGGCTGATTGCGTTCGGCTTGCAAATGAGTATGGACAACGGGTTGCTTCTGAACTTGGAATCCCTGTTTTTTTATACGAAGAAGCTGCCATAAAACCGGACAGAAAAAACTTAGCAACGATACGGAAAGGTGAATACGAAGGACTTGCAGAGAAATTGAACGACCCGCACTGGATGCCCGATTTTCCGGTTGCCGGCGCTACACAGTACAACCCAAAATCGGGAGCTACAGTTACCGGCGCCCGCTTTTTCCTGATTGCCTACAATGTAAATTTAAAAACAAACGATAAAACTATTGCTCACGAAATTGCTTTACGCATACGCGAAAGCGGCAGACCGATGAAAAACGAAAAAGGGGTAGTGGTTAAAGATGAAAACGGAAAAACCTTGAATATTCCCGGATCGCTTAAATCGGTAAAAGCTATGGGGGTGTTGCTCGAACGTTTCAACATCGCTCAAATATCCATTAATCTGACTAATTTCAATGATACACTACCGCACGTTGCCTTCGAGGAAGTTAAAAGGGAGGCGCAATCTTTCGGCGTCGAGGTTACCGGATCAGAAATTATCGGACTTGTTCCGAAAGACGCTTTAATAGCAGCAGGGAAATTTTATTTAGGAGAACAATTAAATAACCTGAATGTTTCGGAAATGGACTTGATATATTTAGCATCTAAGTATTTAGGATTGAGCCAATTCGAAACTTTCGACCCCAACAAAAAAATCATCGAGTATATGATATAA
- a CDS encoding 1-deoxy-D-xylulose-5-phosphate reductoisomerase: MKNISILGSTGSIGQNSLEVISKFPDNFRVAYLSANKGINQLAEQIEKHNPDGVVVMDNESAELLRQKFSSTLKIFIGEEGLKEIASHLDVDIVINSLVGFAGLTPTIEAIKAGKRVALANKETLVVAGEIITQLLTDHQTELIPIDSEHSAILQCLVGEDVKNISKLILTASGGPFLHLEKKEFPNITVAQALNHPNWKMGSKITIDSATLMNKGLEVIEAHYLFKLPQNKIEVLIHPQSIIHSMVEFVDGSVKAQLGVPDMKIPIQYALTYPERMLSNSSRVNFSELREMTFSQPDFEKFECLSLAYQALEAGGTASVVLNAANEVAVELFLNSKITFDKIPKLIDMALEKFEAKQNPTIEEIIHIDNSTRNFIKSSYRK; the protein is encoded by the coding sequence ATTAAAAACATATCAATTTTAGGTTCGACCGGTTCGATCGGGCAAAACAGCTTGGAAGTGATTTCAAAATTTCCTGATAACTTCCGCGTTGCATATCTTTCTGCAAACAAAGGTATAAATCAACTCGCCGAGCAAATCGAGAAGCATAACCCCGACGGTGTAGTTGTAATGGATAACGAATCAGCGGAACTATTGCGACAAAAATTTAGCAGCACTTTGAAAATTTTTATTGGCGAAGAAGGTTTGAAAGAAATTGCCTCGCACCTTGATGTTGATATCGTAATCAACTCGCTCGTGGGCTTTGCTGGTTTAACTCCGACTATCGAAGCAATCAAAGCGGGCAAAAGAGTGGCGCTTGCCAACAAGGAAACTTTGGTTGTTGCCGGTGAAATTATAACGCAACTACTCACAGACCATCAAACCGAATTGATACCAATCGACAGCGAGCACAGCGCCATACTTCAATGTCTTGTTGGCGAAGATGTAAAGAATATTTCCAAACTCATATTAACAGCTTCCGGCGGTCCGTTCCTCCATTTAGAAAAGAAAGAATTTCCTAATATCACTGTCGCTCAAGCTTTAAATCACCCGAATTGGAAAATGGGAAGCAAAATCACGATTGATTCGGCTACGTTGATGAATAAAGGACTTGAAGTAATCGAAGCTCATTACCTCTTCAAACTTCCGCAAAATAAAATTGAAGTCCTAATTCATCCGCAATCTATAATTCATTCAATGGTCGAGTTTGTGGATGGATCGGTGAAAGCCCAGTTGGGTGTTCCTGATATGAAGATTCCGATTCAATATGCACTAACTTATCCTGAAAGAATGCTTTCCAATTCATCGCGGGTAAATTTTTCAGAACTTCGCGAGATGACGTTCAGTCAACCTGATTTTGAAAAGTTCGAATGTCTGTCGCTTGCATATCAAGCACTTGAAGCCGGAGGCACCGCTTCCGTTGTTCTGAATGCAGCGAACGAAGTTGCAGTAGAGTTGTTTCTGAACAGCAAAATCACATTCGACAAAATTCCGAAGTTGATAGATATGGCATTAGAAAAATTTGAAGCGAAACAAAATCCAACTATAGAAGAAATAATTCATATAGATAATTCAACAAGAAATTTTATTAAATCAAGTTACAGAAAGTAA